The nucleotide window CGATAGGTTCATCACTGGGAGGTCCTAAAATCCAGCTCTACTCTTACCATGCCCGCGtcaaacataggtagtgattgctccttcgccaaaaaGTGCAAATCACTGTTATGACCTGAAGTGCAGAGGTACCGTGTCACGACAGGTGTTGTCACGCCATTGATTTGATATGGTTTAACGTTCTTCTCGAGAATCTATCACTCATATAGAAACGCCAACATTAttggtgaagggttgcaaaatttaggcctatattcgatgcctacggcctttgagcagggatggatctttatcattCCACACCGGCTTTAACACGGCAACtcgttggtttttttttgcggtcttatccaaaggatcgccccattttgTCACCTCTTTCCACAAGCAagtggtactgaggacttattctaacttGGATCCTCATGGGATTTGTTGTAACGTTAACGAAACTCAATACTACGGCCCTGAACGCTAAGCATACATCTAAATTtctggtacttcacctacagttggCGATGTTTCAATATGAGCGATTTTCTTTTCGACGGGACAAACAAACGAACAAGCAACAATAATTAAATGATTCACATTTCCCGTGCTCCTTTAAATTATAGATCAATTCTACAGTGGAAACAAAATGTAAATCTACAAAATTCCAAATAAGTCGCTCAACACATGCTTATCCAATATAGTGTCCTCGGTACAGCGTCATGACAAAGCATTATTTCAATCGAGTAACCCTGATGGTCCACGGATACGATTTAGGCACGGCGAAGCATCATGCGGGTAGCTGACAATGAGTTTTTCCATCCTTTGAAGAAATACCAGTTCATGCCTTGTCCGTGGTTGTTGTTACCATACTCTCCATTCAGGTTGGAGGTATGGCCCGAGTGATACCACCACGCTCCTCTCCATAGTTGAGCATTATTTGATGATGCACTGCTGTCGTTATCCTCATCGTACGTGGTGAACTGCGCATTATTGTTGCAGTATTGCAGTGAACATGAAATTCCATCACCTAAAACATagtgtaaatttatatatcatcataactcaggatatcattaaataaaatgaACCTTGGACGATAGTGGACGATAGTGATGAGTGAAAAAATTGAAACTATTTGATGGCGCATGAGACGATGATTTACTTTGAACATACAATACATTGATTTGACTGTCAACACAGATCACTGAAAGACAATCACGGCACGGCGAATTCGAGATTTGCGCAATGTACACCCGACCTCCTCTCCACTGTTTGAGCGCAGGTCACTGAAAGACATGCTTATAGTGTAGCAACGTAAATCCGAGATTTCGCGGAGCGTATACTCTATATCCTTACAATGGgttttgtttacaaatgaaTGGATTTTAATATGTTCACCGCATCACATACAGGGTTTGGAATAGAACTAGGTTGTGACGGTGGGTTCTGCTTCAGAAGAAGGCTGGGATTTgggatttctttttaaattaaaaaaaataaaaaaataattggtCTTTCTGACACCGGTACCAGCTATCTAATACATTTAGtatcatttgataataaataaaaGTATCAAAATTGCATACTTGAATGGCTCATATGTGTAACATATTCAACATTAATATATTTTCGCTTGTTTTACGTTCATGTGCAGATATTCCTTACACGAAATGCCACTAGTCGTATCTTTTAGAGGTAATCTTTGGGTCGtatcagtgagggttttttttatcatactaATGCCCGCCGTGACTTAGGGTTTTAAAAATCTCGACAAATTGAGAGATTTGAGAACTAGCGGACACTACCTCTAATCCCACTACGAGAAGGACTCCATGTCGCGACCTCCTAACCACGAAGCAAAATTAAAATCTACCCTTTGCGTTCCTGCTAAGAAATTAACCTTATCTAAGTTTCAccattaattatatttttagctcttcATCTACATACTTTCAACATAGACCTTcgtgttttctttttattttgttttaagttttagtatttaacaaaattaatttcacggtgtttttttttcaaaagctgATTACTTTCTAgtcacatgtacatgcatagccaaacagaaattgaaaatgtaacatatattacataataacATGAACGCACAAGGTCACAACTGACGCAAAGATAAAATCGGATTAATTTTATCTTagaaaaacaatacaatatttttttttctaattttgtaCCCTGTTAAACTTTGTAAGCCGGTCATAGCAATGCAATAGCAACAGTGgtctatgatttgaacaaatatgAATTAATGTCATACATCAGCTGTTCTATCAAGTTTAGTGGCTAAGGACATATGTTTTCTCTGTAGATGTTCATGCTTAAAAGATTATTTCAAATGATTATACCGATTGTGGTAGCTAAGTGTTAAAGTTTTCGCTCTATAAGTGGATGGTCATGAGTTCGAATCTCACGTGTGTCATGACCACCTTAAATCCAAGACGTAAATATACGCTGCTCTGTTAAGGTTATCCAAGAAAAATCACAGTgttgttataaatgtacctctgtgcacttcgcaccatatgacgttaCATTGAAAAAGTACGTCAAAGCGTACATGTTCTGATCGTTGTATCGTCGGGGAAAGTGTttaatattttgtcgttatttactactgttatcaagtgataagtgTGTATGTGAAAACAtatcttgtcaaatgattatatatattattcctttatggTATCAAATCATTCTCAATTTTTAATGTATAATATGCACGAAGttaatattaatattatattgtgaccttgaaatcgcccctaatctgaatgactgattCGTTTAAAAATGccctcatgtacataaataatctcaTACTACAGAAATAGTGGCAAAGTTCCGGTTCATCTGCTATaaaacaatatgatttttttcttatatataatctagatatatttatgcgttTGAATAGTGCGGGGAGCAATTTCTGTCTTTTATATAAACGGTATGATATAATATATCATACCgttaatataaaatatataagaatgtGGAAAACCCCGGGAATTCACTGATGGctgttgatatgttgttgaatCATAGCATGTTTAGTTTGAGCATGCATTTGCtcccaacacttttcatgtTTGAACCTGAACCGTTGTTCACAAGTAGGGCCTCTTGCTGTTTTCCAATAATAAAGTGTTACTGATGTCACGGGAAATTACCTTTAGGGGAATTTACGGTAGCTCAATCACAGTAAATATGTGGGTAGAATCGTTTCGGTGCTTAACCATAACAAGTGTAAAGATATCCGTGAATTTGAGATGCATTTCCACCCCatgattattttgaattttcctatggaagcccttaacctagTTACGTAGGTAGTAGTTCATCTTTTACCAAAACGCTTGTCATTTAGGAGTATTGGTCACagttctttttttaaatgaactttAAAATGAAAGGTCTCATATCGCTTCAGGTTTTGACACGTTAAAATACCTTGACTactacgaccctgagcgctaatCATATGTTTagatttgtggcacttcacctacagctggtgaccaCACAATATGGGTGGAAAACAATTACCAACGGTATTTAAAGCAAGCAACcaatcaattcaatttattttaatagAAATCTCCAAAACTTCGTTTTTCTTGATTAGCAATGAAAAGACGATGTGAGTTTACCAGCATTTCCTTTGTAACCAGAGACGTGGATCCGATATTTGTCGTCTTCTCCTGCTATATAGAAATTGTCATACTCTGCATACACAGACTCCTTTAATTCCTCCAACTCAACACGGAGAACTGTATAACCATTGTTAACCAATAACCGGATGTTATCTAGCCCTAAGATTCAATTAGAAGCAGTAATGAGGTCAAAAGAATTTTGTGATTTCCAAAAGATTAACATGCGACAAACTCAGGGAagactactgacaaaaaagttgatgaTACAAGGCATCAACAATCTGGTTAAAAGTAAACACTTCTCaacttctatggtcgtcatTAAAATCTTGTTTGCCAATATAATATATCATTGGATCAACTACTGTGTTacttgttttatacatgtaccgattttaggtcgttcttggcacatggattttgactacggataacttcgttcacaccatcaagatataggactcatggtTGATGCGATCGGTTGgtaggggatacttactcctcctaggcacctgatcccacctctggtataaccAGGAATcggtgtttgctcaactctctatatggtattgcttacaggagttatgagatcgatcactgttcgttaccttcacttttCACATTAAACAATTCAActaatattatcatgattacgTAAATAAGCATAAGTATACAGATTAAATCTTTTTCAATGTATCTCcatttttttatcattgttcTTGGCttattactgaaataaaaatgaatatttcgCATGACTCACAAACAAGATTATTTcagatgtatatacatgtacatgtaacatttttatgcattttcaacaaaaaatccaccttgtttatttttatcatatgatGTTTGTCCTTCTCTTAATTCAACCCACCCGGACTTCAGTTGCCATGCGATGAAAACTTTCAAACACCGATCATGATCCTGTTCTAGGCAATGAATGAAGATTTCATCACATTTTAATGTCCACTACATATATTTGTAATTCCATTCTATGTACTATTGATacagggttcacggcgggtgtgaccggtcgacaggggatgtttatttcTCTTAGACACCTCCCATTTCTGGTATGTCGTATAAAGACTACATAATTAAGAACGGAGCCCTGGGCACATCATACATGGACCAtatgcctatgaggagtaagcatcgtaTGGTATCCAGTCACACAGTCGTAAACTCCccatatcttaatcaggtaaacgaagtaatccgtaatcaGTATTTTCATGCAAAGAACGACATAAAAATTGGTGTGAAACCCGTCAACATCATCATTCAACccaacgacaggttgtatttgtaaggtgaaaataacgaacagtaattaatctcataactcctataagggaTGCAAAATAGAAAGGTGGAAAAGACGGCCCACTGGATACACTAGGGTTGGGATCAgatgccttggaggagtaaacattccctgtcaaTCGGTCACGCGCACCGTGAACTCTTTATTTTCATCTGGTAAACGGagaaatccgtagtcaaacaCTCGACATTTTAAATATTCTGGTATGTTCTGCTTATGAACTGCGTTTAGATAGAATTGTTTTATATTCCAATGCTCCAATTAGGAAATAATCCATTAAatattggttttttttccattgtgatgtacattatttatcaaatttcgGAAGTGGATTCCACTCCATAGCCCTCTTGtttgataatttatttgaaaaattataaactatattttCAATGGTTGAATTTTCAACGGCCGGTGTACGGCAAATCCCCAAAAAACATCAATATGTGTACTTAATCACGAACAATATTGAAAGTGACGTGATAATAcgaaatataagaaataaataaatggcaTGGGTTAAAATTCCGAAGTAGTTGCTTACAATACCATAGACGATGCCCAAGCTTTCTCTAGCGGGGTTCATGTTAACATCTCTGGTGTggccaggggcccgtgtttgcccaactaactattttgtattgcgcataggagttatgagattgatcactgttcgttattttcacctttcaccggcaaactgacaactcaaatatatgacaaacggaatgatttcagcctctccatcgtcaacttcccatatttatgtagcaatattccattatcacctgcatatggtgtttatatatctcaactgattcgatatgcaagaacttgttctgcgtatagtcagtttttaaatcgaggtaggctactgacaaacaagttaatggtacagggatttcaacagtctcgattgaagtcagcatttcgcaaattctatggtctttataacgatctacttcgtcagtacaacctcgcattgggtcaactgctgtctgacgtgtttcatacctattgttaagccgttcttggaacactgattttgactgcgtataactccgtttacctgatcaggatatagagctcacggcaggtgtgaccggtcaacagggggtgtttactcctcctaggcacctgatcccacctctggtgtgtccgggggtctgtgtttgcccaactatctattttgtattgcttatatgagttatgagattgatcactgttcgttatcttcaccttgctaaTGCATGACTGATAATTCTAAGAAATATTACTAACGTACATTGGTCTAAGTTAGTCAATCATTTCTTTCACTACTCTTTGGTTTGATAAGGAGAACGCTATTTGACGAaataacctgcctcgatttaaaaacagatcAAACACAGatcaagttcttgcgtatcgagtTAGAGGTATAAACACtaaatgcaggtgataatggaattgATCGTTTTTTGGTGGTTGTCTATTCAAACATTGTTATACTCGGACTTGCACAAAGTAAGATATCAAGAGCTAGTAAGTCGCCAAAGTCGACAGCACTAGAAAAGTCAATTTGTTTTCAACTTAATGAATCTCGAAAGGATATTATTAGAAATACATACAGAATAAGAGGAAATGCCAATTTAGAAAAGTGCCAAACGGGAAAACATTGCCGCAAAACCAAATTCAAACCACCCACTAAGACCATTAATAAATCGGAAACCAAATGAAATAGCTATCCAAACTTTATAATCTTGcagaaaatactttttaaaataaaatcttggATACCCAGTTAAATTTGTTATAGAAGCTTGAAAAactattttgaaatgttttaatactGCCCAAAACCCATATCTACCCATTTATGTTTATCGGATTCTATTACCCAAAACTCTGCTCACCGTAGCTCGTTTTTTGCTGTCATAAAATATCTGAACTAAAGAAAGATTGAgattgaaaaattgtcatttattacaataccaaatgacgaaataaatcttcaacataagattttgagggaaatcagataatacattctacaCCAAAGTACCTGTaaagctaaattactcaaagtctgatttcccccaaagaagacaaaataactgaaataatgttacgctataagatgacaaataaaaattcatgaaaacaaacccagagcaaaaagatggcgaacaaataAGGATATTGCCAAACACCCATATCTAcccatttttgcattattcacaaagTTTTGCTTGCAAATTCAATGTATAAACGTTACTCAAACATTGAAATCCTTTATAAACGTCTTTTTAGTGGGGCATTCATTTCATGTATTAATGACCGACTTACATTGTTCTTTCAAAGACAGAATAACATATAAACATTGCAAAATCATACCTCAATTGTTGCGTCTAAAATAATGGGTATCCTATGATATTAAAGTTAATTGTCTACTTGTATATCTCAAACCGTCGTTTACAGTCAACCAAATTCAGGTAAGGCAGTGACTCAATTTTATTTGAACATTATTTAAAGGAGACACCGACGAATTCTGCAAAATATTTCCACCCATTTCACGATTAATCtataattgaaaataattaaaaccAGCACTTTCATGAGCCAAAATATGTATTTAAGAATTGGTTATCATGAAATGGCATTGGGTTTAATTAGTCTTGTCCATTTTGTTCACTTCTTATTAGTGAATCCGCATAAAAACAATCCAAAATATCCAAAGATTCTGTCAATATTCAAGATTGATGATGAAGTCAGATTTAAACCACCTCTACCTTAGGTTCAGTATTTACCTTAAATCTGAGCCGTACGCATGTACGCCTTTACCTGTGTGCAACGAGTGAATTTGCATTTAAACCTCAAATGAATGATTCGAGGTATAACCCCAAAATACATAACCCGCCATTACTCACCTATCCAAAACTCGGAGTTGAGGTCACCAAATCCACTTTTATATTCTGCCCAACCTCTGTAGAAGTTCACAGATCCGTCAACTCTCCGCTGTATCAtctaacaaaatttataattatcGAACTAATTTCagtataaatattttcatgtaaggTGTCTAAATATACATCTACAGATTACATGGGGGATCAGAATAATCAGCTTTATTCAATCTGGGTATACTAGAAGTAGCATCAGGTGCTTTGGACGAGTAAGAATcatctgtcgaccggtcacattcaccgtgagccctatatcttgatcaggtacatgtaaactgagttatccatAGACAAAatcatataaggaatacaaagatagagagttaggcaaacacgaaccccttgGTAtgccaggggtgggatcaggtgtctaggaggagtaagtaccccctgtcgaccggttacatccgccgtgagccctatatcctgatcaagtaagtGAAGTtttccgtattcaaaatcagtttgcgAAGAACGGCCAATTaatcggtacgaaacacgtcagacaacaggtgacccaatgataggttgtatggacgaattagatcgttataacgaccatagaatttatgaaatgctgacttcaatcgagactgttgaaacccctgtaccatcaacttgtttttcagtcgCCTGATTcgaattaaaaactgaccattagcagaacacgctcttgcgtatcgaatcaattgagagatataaacatcatatacaggtgataatggaatattgatacataaatatgggaagttgacaatagagaatctgaaatcatcccgtttgccatacagtcgagttgtcaatttgccgttaatgtctactttcaataaaatatcgaagtatgaagcagaagtgggcgaCCATGTGGtgccttttatttcgagctcatagGGATATATGAAGCATAACGCACGGCGGTGTGTGGGAATGGATTGCAGTACTTTTACACTAGTCATTGCCAAGAAATGTGTAAAAATGAAGTACTATAGAATAGTTGTGGTGTTTTATCTATATAATTACCGTCCAAATGTGTCCAGTAGAATTCATGCAGTTGGCTAAGAACATCTGCCCATCTAGTTTCACATTATGAATCTCCATGCTGCCGATCGAAGGCGTAACAGCGTCACATTCACAATCTTAAATAACGCTAACCAAATTTATTCACTGCTTATAATTTCAAATCAGAAATGATTCAATCGTCTGAAAGATTTGAATGTATTTTGTTCCACATATCTAGAATATGACAGGGTCCTGGTATCATGCAAATAGAAATCATTGCATAACCGAGGTGTCTTAACAGTAATTATAATATCCCATGTGGACCCGgtttagaatagatcctcaataccccttgattgtcgtaagaggcgactaaattgggcggtccttcgaatgagacggcaaaaaccgacgtcccgtgtcacagcaggtgtggcatgataaagatcccctCAGtccaaaggccgtaaacgccgagaataggtctaaattttgcaaccccacaCCGGCTatggagacgtctccatatgagtgaaacaatcTCGAGATGaacgttaaacaacataaaatcaatcaatgttgaaaaaaaatttccaaAGTCATCACACACAACTCTCACAAACTATCATACAACTACACCTGTATATAATAGCAgataatttatttatataatcctATAAGATGTAGGCATGAATAGATCACTTGATATCGGTGCACACATGGAAGTTTCAGCTTTTGTTGAATTTAATCATTATCAATGTAaaaggtgtagataacaaaCACAGGAGATCAAGTGCCCACGCGAAGTAAGTATCCCTTGTTGACCAGTCGCACCTGCTGTGAGTCCAacattttgatcaggtaaatggagcaCTCCGTACTCAAagtcagtatgtaaagaacggtttaacaattggTATCAATTTAAACCCGTCAGGCTGCATTCGATGTGACGATATATCgtattgaattttgtaaattagATTATTATTACGATTTTGCGAAATGTCAGCTTGAAAAAAGACTGCAATAACAGTCAATACACACATCCTTGTTTAGAGGGTAATTAGAAGGTTTTAATGAGATGTGATCATTACCGTAATCGTTCACGCGTATCCATTCAGTCATGTAATTAACGTTAATTATTGATTGTTGTgccttttaataaaaatattttaaatattgatgCTGTTGCAAAACGTCTGaatgttaaaagaaaaaaatatttcaaaagacatGCAGACATgaattaaaatatctaagcattggtatttttaatcatttaagaaatgactttaattctgggacATATTAAATCCGCGAACCGAATGATAAAAAAAGCTTAAACTGCCCAATCCGTTGTATACCCGGATAACATGCCCCAGAATTAATGTCAATCCTTATAATCTATATGCACAAAAATACAAAGGTACTAACCTTCGGTTATCAAAACGAAGCGTCTAGCTGTTAAGGCAGAGTTTTACGGAgcttatttatcaaaatattgtatacataGTTAATATTGAAGGTGAAGTTCctcgaaaaaaaaatgatttcgATTATTTGTCAATGAAAGACAATTTTCtctcaaaacaaacatatacTTTGACAATTTATGAAGTTAACTCAATCGTTATTTATGATGAGGATAATTCAGGGCATCTATTTTTCTATATCGTAGAATTATGTTTAGCCCctttaaatgtatttatttaatcctgAATACAGATAACGCTTTCCGTTGTGCATCACGCTTCGTTGTCTTATTTTTGATATGTTGCAATTCTACACActatataacaatatatattgatTCTTTTCTACCTTTTTTTTGCAAATTAGACAATATTTAGACAGggaataaatctaaaaaaaaatataatatctatatttagaaagagattgattaattgtatcttgtttaacggcTCTCTCGACaaattttcactcattttgagacgtcaccatgaccGGTAAAGTGCTTTGAATTTAGGTCATTGCGCGGCGCTTACGATcattgagtagtgagggttctttagtgtaccatacctactgtgacacaggacttCCGATTTGGAGGACATTTCGAAGACTCACGACTTTCACACTGGAtaccaagcgtttggcgatggaactgttacTACCTGTTGTAATGACTTAGGTCTCTCACGGTTTTTAGAGAGAGAGTGGTGTTGAAATCAAACATCGTATCTGGACACCATTTATTATCTGTcatttgtatgaaaggtgaagataacgaacagggatcaatcccataactcctataagcaatgctaAATATAGAATTGGGCTAACACaaactcctggacataccagaggtgggatcaggtgcctaggatgagtaagcatcccttgttgaccagtcacacccccgtgagccctatatcttgataaggtaaacggagttatccgtggtAGTGTATATGATTCTATCTCCATGACACTTTCTCAGCAgaactaaaatacatgtacgtgtatgtttCCAATACCATGAAAAAATGATTGGGGAATACAAATGTATTATAAACCTCATATTTTCCTTTCTGATATAACGCTAGATATAACATTCTGACGTCACAATCCGAGACTCAAGAGAATAACCACACCATGCTGGCAGTTACAACGTTTGAGAGAAATTTATTGCGTGCATGTTTAAGAAACTTTGTTTCCCTATTGAAGATATAAAGTTCGAGGACTAACTAAATTATTATGTAATGAGTGTAGAATACAAACCTAAAACGCATTGGCAAATATTCTTCCGCCGATCAAAGTAGGAATCCCATCCACACGTGTGTTCCTGGTAAAGGTGATATTGATATTCATCAAAATAGCCATAGAATTAATTTCATGAGTATTAGCATTGATTTGATTAAAACTACTCGG belongs to Ostrea edulis chromosome 7, xbOstEdul1.1, whole genome shotgun sequence and includes:
- the LOC125655428 gene encoding ficolin-1-like isoform X1, which gives rise to MIFLLLIVSTPHFCISITMTGTHTIHFRGNSTYSGTFTYRGNVSSSDRSLLISELAPGKGDTSLRVCAAECHSNLDCNAVEICSSATANVCRFSRKITTSLTTGKDTCSRYELEHTCGWDSYFDRRKNICQCVLDCECDAVTPSIGSMEIHNVKLDGQMFLANCMNSTGHIWTMIQRRVDGSVNFYRGWAEYKSGFGDLNSEFWIGLDNIRLLVNNGYTVLRVELEELKESVYAEYDNFYIAGEDDKYRIHVSGYKGNAGDGISCSLQYCNNNAQFTTYDEDNDSSASSNNAQLWRGAWWYHSGHTSNLNGEYGNNNHGQGMNWYFFKGWKNSLSATRMMLRRA
- the LOC125655428 gene encoding uncharacterized protein LOC125655428 isoform X2; this translates as MIFLLLIVSTPHFCISITMTGTHTIHFRGNSTYSGTFTYRGNVSSSDRSLLISELAPGKGDTSLRVCAAECHSNLDCNAVEICSSATANVCRFSRKITTSLTTGKDTCSRYELEHTCGWDSYFDRRKNICQCVLDCECDAVTPSIGSMEIHNVKLDGQMFLANCMNSTGHIWTMIQRRVDGSVNFYRGWAEYKSGFGDLNSEFWIGDGISCSLQYCNNNAQFTTYDEDNDSSASSNNAQLWRGAWWYHSGHTSNLNGEYGNNNHGQGMNWYFFKGWKNSLSATRMMLRRA